In Stomoxys calcitrans chromosome 2, idStoCalc2.1, whole genome shotgun sequence, the following proteins share a genomic window:
- the LOC106085580 gene encoding serine/threonine-protein phosphatase 5 — MSAVEIMKEQNNNEDQKACGSGSPLSNAASAPTSSGAPATTLQTSESVKVNAQDEMTALADHYKNQGNDYLKEKDFSKAIEMYTKAIELNPSNAIYYANRSLAHLRQESFGFALQDGVAAVKADPTYLKGYYRRAAAHMSLGKFKQALSDYEYVSKCRPNDKDAKLKYTECNKIVKMRAFERAIAVDKPEKTLTEMFRDFENIAIEEDYTGPMLEDGKVTLKFMLELMDNYKQQKKLHRKFAYKILCDIDAYMRTQDSMVDITVPDEAKFTICGDIHGQFYDLMNIFEINGLPSPTNPYLFNGDFVDRGSFSVECIFTLFGFKLLYPNHFYLSRGNHESINMNQMYGFTGEVTAKYTSTMADMFTQAFNWLPLCHCINKKILVMHGGLFSSDDVYLDDLRRIDRNCQPPEDGLMCELLWSDPQPWAGRGPSKRGVGIQFGPDVTEAFCKRNNLDYVVRSHEVKNMGYEVTHDGKCITVFSAPNYCDTMGNMGAFITIKGNDLTPNFRSFESVPHPDVKPMAYANRLMSLLA; from the exons ATGTCAGCTGTTGAAATCATGAAGGAACAAAACAACAACGAGGACCAGAAAGCATGTGGTTCAGGTTCTCCCTTGTCTAATGCGGCGTCAGCCCCTACATCATCAGGTGCACCTGCTACAACCCTACAGACGTCAGAGAGTGTTAAGGTTAATGCTCAGGATGAAATGACTGCATTAGCGGACCACTATAAAAATCAGGGAAACGATTATCTTAAGG AAAAGGATTTTTCAAAAGCTATCGAAATGTACACCAAAGCCATAGAATTAAATCCATCAAATGCTATATACTATGCCAATCGCTCGTTAGCGCATCTAAGACAAGAAAGTTTTGGCTTTGCTCTGCAAGATGGCGTAGCGGCGGTAAAGGCCGATCCCACATATCTCAAAGGTTACTATCGGAGAGCAGCAGCACACATGTCACTGGGAAAATTCAAGCAAGCCCTCTCCGACTATGAATAT GTATCAAAATGTCGTCCTAATGATAAAGACGCAAAACTCAAGTACACAGAGTgtaataaaattgtaaaaatgaGAGCATTTGAAAGGGCTATTGCTGTAGATAAACCAGAGAAAACACTAACAGAAATGTTTAGAGATTTTGAAAATATCG CTATTGAGGAAGATTATACGGGACCGATGCTGGAAGATGGGAAAGTTACTTTAAAGTTTATGCTAGAACTCATGGATAACTATAAGCAGCAAAAGAAATTGCATCGTAAATTTGCCTATAAG ATTCTTTGCGACATTGACGCCTATATGCGTACACAAGATTCCATGGTTGATATCACAGTGCCCGATGAAGCAAAATTCACAATCTGTGGTGATATTCATGGTCAATTTTATGATCTTATGAACATATTTGAAATCAATGGTTTGCCCTCCCCAACCAATCCATATCTTTTCAATGGTGATTTCGTGGACAGAGGCTCATTTTCTGTAGAATGTATATTTACACTATTTGGTTTTAAGTTACTATACCCAAATCATTTTTATCTATCAAGAG GCAATCACGAAAGTATTAACATGAATCAAATGTATGGCTTTACCGGCGAAGTAACGGCCAAATACACGAGTACCATGGCCGATATGTTCACTCAAGCTTTCAATTGGTTGCCCTTGTGCCATTGTATCAATAAGAAAATCTTGGTTATGCATGGTGGTCTCTTTTCAAGTGACGATGTTTATTTAGATGATTTGCGACGCATAGATCGCAATTGTCAGCCTCCAGAGGATGGCTTGATGTGTGAGTTATTGTGGTCTGATCCGCAGCCTTGGGCAGGTAGAGGGCCCTCCAAACGTGGCGTCGGAatacaatttggaccagatgtTACAGAGGCATTTTGCAAACGCAATAATCTGGATTATGTAGTGCGATCGCATGAAGTCAAGAACATGGGCTATGAGGTTACTCATGACGGCAAATGTATAACCGTGTTCTCCGCACCCAACTATTG CGATACCATGGGTAATATGGGAGCGTTTATAACAATCAAAGGCAATGATTTGACACCCAATTTCCGATCGTTTGAATCAGTG CCGCATCCGGATGTTAAACCAATGGCATATGCAAATAGACTTATGAGCTTGTTGGCGTAG